One stretch of Spirochaetaceae bacterium DNA includes these proteins:
- a CDS encoding ABC transporter permease, protein MRAYIIRRLLLAIPTLFILTILVFLAVRFLPGDIVDAMENRMQSYGSAIEIDREAIERYLGLDVPVHVQYGRWMGVLPTPDPVTGESHFRGVLQGTLGESWMFGGFSIEERILGRLPLTIELGAMAIVIGLLIALPVGIYSAMRQDTAADYAGRTIAIIGLATPNFWLALMVMIYPAIWWGWAPPMDWVPFTEDPLGNLGVLLIPSLILGTAMAAGTMRLTRTMMLGVLRQDYIRTAWSKGLGERVVVVRHATKNALIPVVTLMGMQLPLLVGGSVIMENIFNLPGLGRLFLNSLEGRDYPVVSAVNLVFAGAVVGGNLIIDLTYPYLDPRVRYG, encoded by the coding sequence TTGAGAGCCTATATCATCAGGCGGTTGTTGCTGGCGATCCCCACCTTGTTCATATTGACGATTCTGGTGTTTCTCGCGGTCCGCTTCCTCCCCGGCGACATCGTGGACGCGATGGAGAACAGGATGCAGTCCTATGGTTCGGCCATCGAGATTGACCGTGAAGCTATTGAGCGTTACCTGGGACTGGACGTGCCGGTCCACGTGCAGTACGGACGCTGGATGGGCGTGTTGCCGACCCCTGATCCGGTTACCGGTGAGTCCCACTTCAGAGGGGTTCTGCAAGGTACGCTTGGCGAATCATGGATGTTTGGCGGTTTCTCGATAGAGGAGAGGATACTCGGTAGATTGCCGCTCACCATCGAGCTCGGCGCCATGGCAATCGTTATCGGGCTCCTGATAGCGCTGCCGGTCGGCATCTACTCGGCGATGCGCCAGGATACGGCTGCCGACTACGCGGGCCGCACCATCGCCATCATCGGCCTGGCAACGCCCAACTTCTGGCTGGCCCTGATGGTCATGATCTACCCGGCCATCTGGTGGGGCTGGGCGCCACCGATGGACTGGGTTCCTTTCACCGAAGATCCGCTGGGGAATCTTGGCGTGCTCCTCATTCCCAGCCTGATTCTGGGGACGGCCATGGCTGCAGGCACGATGCGGTTGACGCGCACCATGATGCTGGGGGTGCTCAGGCAAGACTATATCAGGACTGCCTGGTCGAAGGGCCTCGGTGAGAGGGTAGTGGTGGTGCGACACGCCACCAAGAATGCCCTCATCCCGGTAGTCACCCTGATGGGCATGCAGTTGCCTCTGCTGGTAGGCGGCTCCGTCATCATGGAGAACATATTCAACCTGCCGGGGTTGGGTCGCCTGTTTCTGAATTCACTCGAAGGCAGAGATTATCCGGTGGTGTCCGCGGTAAACCTGGTGTTCGCCGGCGCCGTGGTAGGGGGTAATCTGATCATCGACCTGACCTATCCCTACCTCGATCCGAGGGTCCGTTATGGCTGA
- a CDS encoding ABC transporter permease has product MADFLVRLVTEKPLGAASGVVIVILVLVGIFADVLAPYPYDEPHIRDMMKGPSAQYLLGTDQLGRDSLSRIIHGARTSLLVGLATTALGVVVSTLIGGTSGFLGGKLDLGVQRFVDAWMSFPALLLLLTVMSIVGRGVPQIILVLGIAGGIGGSRVLRGAVIDIKENVYFESAEAIGSSKWRAFFRHVVPNIMPVIIIGFSINIGGVILSIASLGFLGYGLPFTIPEWGGLLSREGREFMEIAPRLALWPGLALTITVYCLNMFGDAVRDLLDPRLRGGAGGLGAGAAGSVH; this is encoded by the coding sequence ATGGCTGATTTCCTGGTCAGACTGGTGACCGAAAAGCCGCTGGGTGCTGCCAGCGGGGTTGTCATAGTGATTCTGGTTCTGGTGGGTATCTTTGCCGATGTGCTGGCCCCCTATCCATACGATGAGCCACACATTCGTGACATGATGAAGGGTCCCTCGGCCCAGTATCTCCTCGGTACCGACCAATTGGGACGAGACTCGTTGAGCCGCATCATCCACGGGGCCCGCACCTCGTTGCTGGTCGGTCTGGCCACGACCGCGCTCGGTGTCGTGGTCAGCACCCTGATCGGCGGCACGTCGGGGTTCCTGGGCGGCAAACTGGACCTGGGCGTGCAGCGATTTGTCGACGCCTGGATGTCGTTCCCGGCACTGCTCCTGTTGTTGACGGTGATGTCGATCGTCGGGCGCGGTGTGCCGCAGATAATCCTGGTGCTGGGGATAGCCGGAGGCATCGGGGGCTCGAGAGTGTTGCGAGGCGCGGTTATCGACATCAAGGAAAATGTGTATTTCGAGTCGGCAGAGGCGATCGGCAGCTCGAAATGGAGAGCATTTTTCCGGCATGTCGTACCCAATATCATGCCGGTGATAATCATCGGGTTCAGCATCAACATCGGGGGCGTGATCCTGAGTATCGCTTCTCTGGGCTTCCTCGGATACGGCCTGCCATTCACCATTCCGGAGTGGGGAGGCCTGCTCAGCCGGGAAGGGCGCGAGTTCATGGAGATAGCGCCGCGGCTGGCTCTCTGGCCCGGTCTCGCCCTGACCATTACCGTCTACTGTCTCAACATGTTCGGCGACGCCGTGCGCGACCTGCTCGACCCCCGGCTCAGGGGCGGTGCCGGCGGTCTCGGCGCCGGAGCCGCCGGGTCGGTTCACTAG
- a CDS encoding ABC transporter substrate-binding protein, which produces MAKTRQFAAQYSHTSTTGVTYAHRTHWDGWNTMPIESITATDKRTVVFKLTRPDARALRSIISPVVHFIVAREVIDEHGDMKDWRNVVGTGPWMLTDLVEGSSMTLTKNPNYWGHDEKFPGNRLPYVDEFRVKVMPEPATRIAALRTGQIDYAGAPLSYPPALNSIDKVESLQRTNPEIVVWEHLVRTNNSFGMNTQRAPFDDIRVRKAMQMALDLETLHDTYFKGWGTWGPQGLVANDVPVAGIPFEEWPEEVKKGYVYDPEGAEELLDEAGYPRDADGIRFKAHLAWHDAQDLSYIELLAATYYRDIGVEVEIEPVPGAEMRPRVEARDWDMFNNTMAATGTAPPWGTMARYGTDGGWNAANVNDPVFDAMLAAAEKVSTEEQQDLLARELNMYAIERHWAVFAGNVIPWTSVTQPWVKGYNGELILGGNQFEYTFGARFWIDQELKESMGF; this is translated from the coding sequence GTGGCGAAAACGCGGCAATTCGCTGCGCAATACTCTCACACATCAACAACTGGAGTTACGTATGCACATCGTACACATTGGGATGGGTGGAACACGATGCCGATCGAGTCGATAACGGCAACCGACAAACGGACGGTCGTCTTCAAGCTGACGCGGCCAGACGCCCGTGCGCTGCGGTCGATCATTTCCCCCGTAGTTCACTTTATTGTTGCACGGGAGGTAATCGATGAACACGGGGACATGAAGGATTGGAGGAACGTGGTCGGCACCGGACCCTGGATGCTGACTGACCTTGTCGAGGGCAGCTCGATGACCCTTACCAAGAATCCAAACTACTGGGGACATGACGAAAAATTCCCGGGTAACCGGTTGCCCTATGTTGACGAGTTCAGGGTCAAGGTGATGCCGGAACCGGCAACAAGGATTGCGGCACTGCGCACGGGTCAGATCGATTACGCCGGCGCCCCGCTGTCCTATCCGCCGGCGCTCAACAGCATCGACAAGGTGGAAAGCCTGCAGCGGACCAACCCCGAAATCGTGGTATGGGAACACTTGGTAAGGACGAACAATAGTTTCGGCATGAACACGCAAAGGGCGCCCTTTGATGACATCCGGGTGCGCAAGGCAATGCAGATGGCACTGGACCTTGAGACACTGCACGACACCTACTTCAAGGGGTGGGGAACGTGGGGGCCTCAGGGACTGGTTGCCAACGATGTCCCAGTGGCTGGCATCCCATTTGAAGAGTGGCCAGAAGAGGTCAAGAAAGGCTATGTGTATGACCCGGAAGGTGCCGAGGAGCTCCTTGACGAGGCGGGGTATCCGCGCGATGCCGACGGCATCAGGTTCAAGGCCCACTTGGCTTGGCATGATGCGCAAGACCTGAGCTACATAGAATTGTTAGCCGCTACATACTATCGCGACATTGGCGTCGAGGTAGAGATTGAACCAGTGCCAGGTGCGGAGATGCGGCCTAGAGTGGAAGCTAGAGATTGGGACATGTTCAATAACACAATGGCCGCCACGGGGACGGCACCGCCTTGGGGGACCATGGCTCGGTACGGGACTGATGGTGGTTGGAACGCCGCCAATGTGAACGATCCGGTTTTTGACGCCATGTTGGCAGCCGCCGAGAAGGTAAGCACGGAAGAACAGCAAGACCTGTTGGCGCGAGAGTTGAATATGTACGCGATAGAGCGGCACTGGGCCGTATTTGCCGGTAATGTAATACCATGGACGAGCGTGACCCAGCCGTGGGTCAAGGGCTATAACGGAGAATTGATACTGGGAGGTAACCAATTCGAATACACCTTTGGCGCCCGCTTCTGGATCGACCAGGAGTTGAAGGAGTCGATGGGCTTTTAG